Proteins encoded by one window of Lates calcarifer isolate ASB-BC8 linkage group LG5, TLL_Latcal_v3, whole genome shotgun sequence:
- the LOC108882527 gene encoding uncharacterized protein LOC108882527 codes for MMSSVMTAVKSEGTTTTGATPQRAGVTAPQEKMLMTKATPVMKTIPVTNMEEIITRVAWKKGGWGRCGRVESKTTIHQTINLKDCTDDCQYHESGKYFWCHTEDGWDYCSSNPDHTYKDVTCRPNHKCGAYGQTYSWCYTTDNDDWDYCGLISTRECKCTPQHRTKRAPPRRQIERRGDQNGRQITFYNEGGQNNFAQSNRRLNDEARNLINQWDQQDLGTQGRTVITSDHLRIDLQGVITRGNQRYYNLQIQINVPRAGRSTTLSQIIVPFGTSAANMRWAFNYSLTNGVRVAGEFT; via the coding sequence ATGATGAGCAGTGTTATGACGGCTGTGAAGAGCGAGGGTACGACTACCACTGGTGCCACTCCACAAAGGGCTGGGGTTACTGCTCCCCAAGAAAAGATGTTGATGACAAAGGCAACGCCTGTGATGAAGACTATCCCTGTAACAAATATGGAGGAGATTATTACTCGTGTCGCCTGGAAGAAAGGAGGCTGGGGCAGATGTGGCCGAGTGGAGTCAAAGACAACGATTCATCAAACCATAAATCTGAAGGACTGCACTGATGACTGTCAGTATCATGAGTCTGGGAAGTACTTCTGGTGCCACACTGAAGATGGCTGGGACTACTGCTCTTCTAATCCAGACCACACCTACAAAGACGTGACCTGTCGCCCAAATCACAAGTGTGGAGCCTATGGCCAAACTTACAGCTGGTGCTACACAACAGACAACGATGACTGGGATTACTGTGGACTCATCAGTACCAGAGAGTGCAAATGTACCCCACAACACCGCACCAAACGGGCACCTCCTCGAAGACAGATCGAGAGGAGGGGGGACCAGAACGGGAGACAGATCACTTTCTACAACGAAGGAGGCCAAAATAACTTTGCACAATCCAACAGACGCTTAAACGATGAAGCACGTAATTTAATTAACCAATGGGACCAGCAGGACTTGGGCACCCAGGGCAGGACAGTGATTACATCAGATCATCTTCGCATTGACCTGCAGGGAGTGATAACCAGAGGTAATCAGCGGTATTATAACCTGCAAATCCAGATTAACGTGCCCAGGGCAGGAAGGAGCACCACTCTGTCACAGATCATAGTTCCTTTTGGAACTTCAGCTGCAAACATGCGGTGGGCCTTTAACTACAGTTTAACCAATGGGGTCAGGGTTGCTGGGGAATTCACCTAA
- the LOC127142509 gene encoding protocadherin beta-11 has product MGPGGLIQILLLLVVSVCLSGVTGSPIADSTINCEAGGNKPLGAVDEGYSGDVEVVHGIAPGSGVKLVPYIFPTHLEFLELSFTLGETTATVRTKKPLDADALASSDSTLYYSVMCDGVIKYNNTRTLKINDLNDNGPVFEQKSYSIIVSESQEVNSELLRVKAVDGDSSIENRTVTYSIAPTSEDIMVTNSGAFILKRRLNFNLVQKYDFTVTAKDKWELNDTATVLIRVQDFDNLNPYFSHNLYAGFYSRESGWVFP; this is encoded by the exons ATGGGCCCAGGTGGTTTGATTCAGATTCTCCTTCTTCTTGTTGTCTCCGTTTGTTTGAGTGGCGTTACTGGAAGTCCTATAG CTGACTCAACCATAAACTGTGAAGCAGGTGGGAATAAACCTCTGGGAGCAGTAGATGAAGGATACTCAG GGGATGTGGAGGTGGTGCATGGTATCGCACCAGGAAGCGGTGTCAAACTGGTGCCCTACATCTTCCCCACTCACCTGGAGTTTCTGGAGCTGAGCTTCACACTCGGAGAAACCACTGCAACTGTTCGCACCAAGAAGCCGCTGGACGCAGATGCACTGGCATCT AGTGACAGCACCTTGTATTATTCTGTCATGTGTGATGGTGTTATTAAG TACAACAACACTCGGACACTGAAAATCAATGACCTCAACGACAATGGACCAGTATTTGAACAGAAGTCCTACAGCATCATCGTCTCTGAG tcACAAGAAGTGAACAGTGAGCTTCTTCGAGTGAAAGCTGTGGATGGGGACAGTTCCATAGAAAACAGGACAGTGACATATTCCATT GCACCAACTTCAGAAGACATTATGGTGACCAACTcaggggcttttattttgaagagacGCTTGAACTTCAATTTAGTCCAAAAGTACGACTTCACTGTGACGGCCAAG GATAAATGGGAGTTGAATGACACAGCCACTGTGCTGATCAGGGTGCAGGACTTTGACAACTTGAACCCATATTTCAGCCACAACCTGTACGCAGGCTTTTATTCAAGAGAATCAG GCTGGGTCTTTCCGTAG